Part of the Capsicum annuum cultivar UCD-10X-F1 chromosome 12, UCD10Xv1.1, whole genome shotgun sequence genome is shown below.
TCCGCGTTGAGATATTTATGCATCTCGTCTTCATACAGTACTTTaaggggtttgggtgaacccAATAACTTTTACGTAGAccctatatctattttattaaatCCTGAATATCTGCATATATTTATATACTGCGAACCCATTGACAAACAATGTCTCTTGACCTAGTGGTAGATGGACCACTGTTAAGGCCTTTTTTTTGCTACAGATGTGGGTTTCTTTATGCTTCTTTAATTTCAAAATCCACAGACTTCAAATCCCGGCTCTGCCTcttaccaaaatgcccttcaatcttgtgatcttaaacatgtcacgtggaaaattaaaatttaaaaattgctaAAAAGGAAGAGGGGCCATTTATTTTGAAACGGACTACAAAGAAAAGTagttattctttttaaaacggaggtAGTAGTTCAAATTCTACGATTTCATAGAAGGCTGGAAGGGAGGCGTTAGTGTAGGAACAACTCTCCGGGTAACCAATTCAACTTACCATTAATTAATCATGGTTAAGTGATAAAAATGGCCTACATACAGATGTCATGCATTTATTGGTTTGATGTAAACACGTGATGCGGATAAATTTTTACATAGTGGCACTAGGAACATCTTTGCTATCTACACCATTTCCCTCTTCAATATTCTTCCATCCTCTACCCCTTTCAAATTCTTTTGCAGTGTCATAAGAAGCATGAAGTCCAAAAAACAAATAATACACCAACAAGAAGCCACTCCAAACACCAAACCTCATGAATGAAGCTCTATCTATTgatcctaaaagaaaaatattaatagcAATAGAAGCTGATGGTAACCATGGCACTAATGGTACACCCCAAAGTTTTGGATTTCTAGCATTAGGTACAAAATACCAAAGTCCAATTGTTGCTAGTAACCATATTGGCAAAGTTACACAATAGCCAATCCATCCATGTTTACTTAGTCCCCAGTAAGTAGCCGTGGCGATGGAGGATGCAACTATGATCAAGAGAAACGCGATGAGCTTGTTGCGATTTGCAGTTGTTGTCTCTCCGCGAATGTAGTAACGTCTAACAAGGAGAGCTAGTGCCACAAGCATGAAAATGAAGAGGGTGGAGATTGATAGGAGGTTGGAGAGGATATCGAGCTTTGTAAATAAGGCGATGATTGCTGTCGCGCATGACATGATAGCCGTTGCATTGACTGGCGTACCTGTCGTGGCATTTACTTGAGAAAACCACGGAGGCATCATGTGAGTTCTTGATATATGAGTTAGATAACGAGCCTGACCAACTGCGCCCACCAGCAACACCGATGTCATACCTTTCAAAGCTCCTGCAGCCACGATATACTGTGCCCAGTTCAATCCAACAGCTTTAAACGCGACTGAGAATGGAGCAAGAGCATCGATCTTCTGATATGGCTGCATGAGGCACAAAGTTATGGCTAGTAAACAGTACAAAAAAGTAGTGATCACCATAGAACCAATTAGTCCAATCGGAATATCTCTTCCAGGGTTTTTAGTTTCCTCAGCCATAGTGGAAACAGCGTCAAATCCAACATACGCGAAGAAGAGAACTGCAGACGCTTTGAATATCCCACGAGCACCAAATGGAGCAAAGGGGGTGTAGTTCTTGGGATCCGACTTTATTAGGCCACATACGATGATGAAAAAGATCACGAAGATGTGAACTATTGTGGCAATGTAGTTGAGACGAGATGAGCCCTTTGTACTAAGAATTGCAATTATACAGATGATGATGCAAACTCCAACAGCAATCGGGTCTAATTCGCTGTATCCTTCAGCTAAACTATCCACCTTGATGAGAAATTTATCGGAGTTTAAGTTTAGCAGAGTCGCGAAATAGGAAGTCCATGTACGAGCTACAGCAGCACCAGCAATCACATATTCAAGAAGTATATTACCAGCAGCAATGAAAGCAACAAAATCACCTAGCTCCACCCTTAAGTAGGCAAATGAACCACCTAAAACATCCATTAATCCGAAAAATAAGACAGGTTACCTGCTATGACGTCATAAATAACAAGTTCATCGCAACTTAGATACCTAACGCTTGCTGCCATTATTGAGGCGACAGTCGACAGACTCTATGCATGAATCATAATAAGATATAAGATAAAATCGCTAGTTGGGAAGGGTAGACCAAGTACAACAACTACGTCTCAGTCTCAAACAAGTTAGGATCGACAATGAAAAATATGTGCACTAATGTAAATTTAAACCATCGATTACCTGCTACAGGAATCTCGACAGCAAACTCCGTATAGCAAAACACAGAGAGCAAAGCAGAGATCCCAGAAACAGCATAGGATAAAACAACAGCAGGACCAGCTTCTTGATTAGCTTCAAGGCCTGTAAGAACAAATATACCAGCACCAATAACAGCTCCCATTCCGAACCATATCAAATCCCACCAAGTAAGTGTCTTCTTCATTTCATTCTGGCTCCGCGACTTTGCTTCCAACTCTTCCTCGTCTTCAGAACGTGTCAGGATCCTATCTATTAGCCTCGTTGGCGTTTGCATCAGTGCATTCGCGTAGTTTCCCCAGCTTTTAAATGATTCTTCTGGAAGAAAATCGTCTTTCGTGCATGAACATACTCTTCTCCTTATTCCTCCTTCTGACTTTGTTTGTTGATCACCTTCAACATCCATTCCTCACTACTTGCCtgctaaatttaaaaagtttCAACGCggagaagaaaaggaaaagcaTATGCAACGATGGAAACGCGACACAAACATGTACATAGCCAAATAGGCGATTACAAGATTTAAGTTCTATAAGAAAAACACAGCTTTGTGACGGAATATTTGTATCAGACAGATTGAAAACGACACAAACATGTACATAGGCGAGTACAAGATTCAACATCTACAAGAAAAACACATATTTGTGATGGAACATATATATCTGACAGATTCAACGCGACACAAACATGTACATAGGCGAGTACAAGAGTCAACGTCTACAAGAAAAACACTTACTTGTGATGGAATAATTATATCTGACAGATTCAACGCGACACAAACATGTACATAGGCGTGTACAACATTCAACATCTCTTGAATAAGCACATATTTGTGATGGAGTATTCAAATCAGATAGATTCAATGCGACACAAGCATGTACATAGGCGTGTACAACATTCAACATCTATAGAATAAGCACATTTCATTTGTAACGGAATATTTATATCAGACAGATTCAACTCGACATAAGATTCAACATCTACAATATAAATGCatggaaaattatattttggaAATTGAAACAAAAAGAAGATTATACCTGTGATAGCTCCAAGAGATATTCACAGAATCACAATATGAACGctgcatataaacatgtataactGAGAAAATATTAGTATGTTTCTTAACGATATTTTCTATGAATTCATCGTCCGGCAAAAGATACTAAAGAGCTAGCAATATAGTCCAAATTATCTTTTTCAAGATCATTTAATAAAGTTAGATTCatacaataaaattatggttaattaattattatatgaaaaataaatcattttaGCTAAATATTTCGTGTTGAAAGTGAAAGCCGCCAAAAAACATAGTATAATTTCAAAtgtctaaattttaaatttaaatattcatcaaattgactttaatgaattaaaatgtattaagtaaaagtgaacggaggGAGTAGAAAGATTTATTTTTAAGCAATGCATTTCAACTCGAGTTAAGGTTCAAGATTACACATAAACTATTTCAGTTTCTTGAATTCAATAATGCAAATACCTCGACTAATATTGATGTATGTGTATTACATCTCTTCTATTTAAAGTTTTTGCCACGTGGCATTTCATGTGGAAAACAATTCCACGTGACAaagttaaataaattaatattgattAAAAATTATCATTGCTAAATTAATTTATTCTCCATCATAATAGTCAATATCTTCTTCTCTACTTTCTTAATAGTGAAATCCACTCAGTTATAACGTTGATATCTCCAACTTGAAAGGAAATCATAATAGTCGACATCTTCTTCTCTACTTTCTCAATAGTGAAATCGACTCGGATGTGACGTCGATATCTCCGACTTGAGATGGAGACTTTAAGGTCAATATGTCATCTAAAAAAGGCGTTACACATGCCTCGGGGGACAAGTATTTTATGGCCAAACGTGCCTAGAACTATTTGTAGACAAACAACTCGTCTAGTAAACGTCTAGGTGTTCGTTCATATAGAAAATTCACACTCTCAATAACTATATATGAAACTAAATAAACTAATATAATTTAGATGTATTTTTGAACCTTGCAACTCTTTTCAATTACTATAATTAGAAAGGGCAAAAAGGGAAAAGCAAATATGAACACTCAATTCTGCTCCCGTTATTCATCACTCAACTTCACTCCCATTTTCCCCAGCTTAGCTCCGGCGATTCAATTGACGAATCTCCGGCGACGATACGCCGTCGTAACATCTCGTATGGACTCCACAACCACCGTCAGCGCCACCGCTTCCGGCGGCGACAATAGTACAGAGGAGAACTCCGTTACGGATACGGTAATTCAGTACGTTGTTCTACGGAGAGATTTGATTGACACGTGGCCTTTAGGAAGTGTCGTTACGCAAGGCTGCCATGCTGCCGTAGCTGCGATTTGGTCTCATAAGGATGATGACGTCACTCTCCAATATTGTAGCCCTTCCAATATCGATTCGATGCACAAAGTAAGTCGACTAATCGATTAATTTTTGTTCTGGATTAATGTCAAAAAAAAGTTATATAATCAGTATTGTAGCCCTTCGAATATTGATTCGGTCGGTGCATAAGGTAATTAATTCGTCGAATTAGATTGATTTTTGTTTAGTAAAGTTCCTCATTTTTGTTCAGGATTTATTAGATTAATTAGCTTTGATCATGTAAAAGTAAATATTATAATCAGTATTGTAGCCCTTCGAATGTTGATTCGATGCATAAGGTAATTAGTTCGTCGAATTAGATTGATTTTTGTTTAGTGAAGTTCCTCATTTTTGTTCAGGATTTATTAGATTATACAATCAATCAGCTAGAAGCTAAGTGGAGGTAGTTCTCTGTAAAATACAATGCTTTAGCCTGAAGAAACTGTAAAGaacatactccctccatttcgatTTAGttgtcattttttcctttttagtccatgTCGAAAAGAATGCCTCTTTCTCGTTCTATtaactctttaattctaactttACATATAATATGTTCAAGATCACATGATTAAAGgtcattttggtacatttgacgtAGCTTTAATATAAGGCTAGAAGATTCAAAAGTCGTTCGTTACTTTCTTAAGCTCCGTGCCAAATCAAAATAAGGCAAAAGAATtcaaacggagggagtatatgatTATAAAATTGTGGAACTTGCTACAACATAATGACTATAATTATAGTTGACTGCAATAACTGAGTGTGAATGTGAATGTGTATCTGTAAGTGCTTTACATTTCAACTCCTTGATCCGAAAATAATGAAGAATGTATTTTTTCTGGCTGATAACCCTGTTATTCAAGCCATCTTGTGTGCACCTCGAGTATTCCAATGAGCTAtcttgctcggactcttcaaaaatgccgATGGATGCGTGTctgatccttcaaaagtagttcATTTGAAGGATTTGGCACAGGTGCGGCAACATTTTaggagagttcgagcaacatgGCCACTGAGTACTTGGTACCTATCATCAGCGCAGGTATTAGATAACTCTGCCCACCAAGGCTTAGACAGATGCGATTTACGGGAAGAGATTATCTAGCTTCTTTTTTCAGCTTGAACTTTGATACTGATCTCCAAGGTTTTGCACCCACTACTTTGACCATTAGACCACACATTCTAGTGAAGAATGTATATTCATCATTAGATTATTAATTTAGATATTAGGATGCTGAGAATTTTCGTGGTTGAAAGGGTACCAAATGAAATTGATGGATAAGGTTGGTCTCTGTGTTATATTATTCAATAAAGTAAGATTATTTGTAAGCAACTTCCTTATAATCAGGAAATAATTTTCAAAATGATGTCCACATATGTCCCAGCTCATTGCATTCTAATTCAGATTATTAATAGAGAATTTAGAGAAGATCAAAGATTCAATGCAAGTTTCTTTCTTGGTTATGTAGGTAACTCTTGAAGTGAAGGGTGAAACCCAGATATTGAACTTGGCAGAAAAACTAAAAGCTGGGGGCATTGCTCATAAACTGTGGATTGAACAACCAGAAAACATACCAACCTGTCTTGCCAtaaaaccatatccaaaatcCCTGGTATCTTCATTTTTCAAGAAGCTAAAACTATGTAAATGATGAATTTCAAGTGCAACTGTTAATGTGATACTGACACAAGTTGGCTTAGTTTCGGTGCTATGGGATTGAAATTAGTTTTGCTAATGATGAGCTACGCTATTTGTAGTGATTAATATTTCTTGCTGAGCCCTTTGACCTGTGCATGCGGTTCATCTAGATTTATAATCTGGTGATTCTGGCCAGATGAATATCAGTCTTATTTTTGTCTATATTTGAAGTCTTATTTACTTATCTCTAATCTTTTGGTTGTGGTAATGAAATTGTGTATTTTCTACTGTGGCTTCACTACATTATTGCTGCACTTTCACTCTGCCGTTCTGCTTATCCTCTTAACCATAAGCCGTAACTGTTTGCATTTGGCCTGTCTCTCTATTAGTTGTAACGTCTTTGGTCAATCCACCAAACTATTGAAAATTGTGTTGGTTGAGGAATGCAGTATGTACAGAACCTACCACAACCTAGTTGGTTGAGGAGCCCGGTTAGTCAAGTTCCTTCCCAAATTCTTTTGGGAAATTGGCCTGAGGCACAGGTGAGCTTCTCTATCAGCTGCctttcatgaaaattgaaatgTTAAAAATTAAGATACTTTGCATCTTTTTAGATTAGAATGAGAATTCTTCACATCTTCTGAATTATTTTTGTCGTCCACTGAAATGGATATACTGCAGCAGCTTTGTGGCAGTTGTTGTCAACTGATATATGTATCCTTATTTGAAGAACGTCGCCGAGTAGTTAGAGAAACTTACCTATTTTAAGTTTATAAACAGGTAGCAATTGGATCGGTCAACTTATCTAATCAGTCAATGCAACTGACAATCCAATCATTTCCATTTCAATTCGTCTAAACATTTCGTATTACTTTAATTACATACTTTATTACAAATTCTCTTACCATACACTACACTTATGTAGTTATCAGTTAAGTCCAATCCTTTCATCTAAGTTTTAACGCAACTTTTGGTATTAGGATGCTATCAAGAAGTAAGTCTAGTTTAATACTCTATAACAGTTGAGAATCATTCAACGatattttgagttatcatttgATCTGATACATTAACTTTTTGTCCATCAACAATCctataaaataaatttcactaCCCACCAGAACCTGGggcaaattcaaagaaaaatgttACATGTGTGTACAAATATGATTTATACACAAACCGCCAGGGTTTTTCTCACTGGTATTTCTATACAGAGCCGTTTAAGATAAAGCTCTAAAGCAACACAAAATAAAACCACATATATGtcctatctctttttttttttctttcgatttttttcttatactttctttcttttttcttttttctttttttttttttttttttttggtaaaataattGTATGTTCCTAGAATTTACTTACGGAAATTCCCTTCTGACCAACAATTATGGATGCATATACTTTTGGTGATGCATTCCCTATCAGCCAAACTGTAGCAACATATCTGATCTTCCAGTCAAAGCATGTCCAGTTCTACCAAAAGTTCTAATTTATGCCCTGTAATTAGAatatttccaaaccatttatCAGGAAATTGTATATGATTTAAGCTATGAATGATAAATATACTTTTATGTCATAGACATCAGTGTCTCAACAGAAACAGTAACTGATTATAATTAGAAATCAAGATACATGATGAAAACATATAAAGTGGTTTGATTACAATCATGCTGCTGTTACTGTTAATGTTGATGGTACTACAATTTTATCATTATCGTCAATTTTATTGGTTTCTGAACAAAAATTATAATCCTGGAAGTTCCTCAAAACTGGAAACACAAGAAACTGAATGGCAACTTTTTCTTTTGGTAACTATAATCATGCAGCTATCAATTAATGAATAGATGTTTACTCAAACAGAAATACTCACTTGGGCTCCTGCAAGGAGATGACAGTTTCAAAGGCGCCAGCCAGTGCTTTCACTCTGTTCTTCCTTTGCTCTCTAAGCTTACTTGCAGTCTCTTCAATCACATCATTGGAGACCACAGATTCCTTCTTCCCTTGCACCACTTGACAGTGAGGTATTGATGATGCCACAGTAGTATTAGTCTCCTGCACTGCTTCACCTTCCTTTGCCATAACAGTTTCCTTTCCTCcatcctcttctttctctttttgagTCTCATCCCCTACTTTTACCGTGTTCTCATCAAGATTATGTTCGCTAAGTTCATTGGTTATTTCTTCTGGTTCTTGAGGGGTGTGGGGGCTGGTTTTTTCAACAAGTTGTTCCTCTTCTGGCTCCTCCATCTTACTGATTTCTTGGTTCTCCGCTACTATTTCAGCATTGCTTACATTTCCATTATGCTCTTCTTGATCTTCAATGGCTGATTTGTCTTCTCCTGCATTAGTATCTTCAGTTTCATTGTTGTTAAGGATCACATCGCTTTCAGTATCAGTAACTGGCAATTCTTGATTGTCTTCTTGCTCTGATAGTTCAGCCTGAGGATTGGTAACATCCTCAGTTGCATGTGGAGGATCAGTTATTActgatgctttaggtgttgaaTCATCGAGACCATCCTGATCATTTCTTGATTCACATGTGTCATCTTGACCAGTTTCAGCCTGAGGAATAACATCTGCCACTGCATGAGAAGAATCAGTTATTGATGCTTTTGTTGTTGAACTATTATGACCATCTTGATCGTTTCTTGTTTTGTGTGTATCATTATGACTAGTACTGCTGGCCTCCTGCTTCTTGGAGGCGGTGCCGGCGGCTGTAATCTTCTTTATGCTCCCTGATCTAGCATACGTGCCGGTGCCACGTTGTTTACTGGTGGCATCCTTACTCATATGAGATGTTCTGGATAATCTATCCAAATTCTGTAAAGTTGAACTAGTCTTGCCTGAAAACGATGAAGATGGCCGAAGAATTCTCTCTTTAGGATTAGCAGTTTTTGGCGAAGTAGCAAGAGGAGGCTTGTCAAATGATCTTCTGCGATTTAGAGTAGGTTTATTGTGAATGTTGGAGTCACCTGATGAAGACACTGTAGGCTTGAGATAGTTGGGAACACTCTTATTTGAGGTGGTTGACTCTGCTCGCTTCCGCACCGGAGAGTTTGTAGCTGATGAATTAGGACTTCTCATATGATGAGGAATGGGATGTGAAGGAGATACCCCTCTCTTCTCCTTTCCTGGTGGAGCAGTGTCCTTTCCCCTAGTTGCCATTATATTCTTTGGCTTAACAAGATTTCGAACTTGCTTTTTCCTGCAAAATATAAGGTTGGAGTCATAAAGAAGGCACCAAATGTACTTTTGACAAACTCTACAAGAATCactttttgtctttgttatgtCAATGTTATAGGTTTTAACTCCACCATCTAAGTTTACTGACATTGTTGGTCCCAAATACGTATAAAGGAGGAGGCCTACGGTAACGGTAAGTTGACATTGTTGGTCCCAAATACGTATAAAGGAGGAGGCCTACGGTAACGGTAAGTTGATAGTCAGCGTAAAACTTGTCAATTTATTATGAATTCTCCTGatgcttatgttgttgtatgTCAATGTTTTTAGGTGTACAACATGCATAATGTATATGGTGCTatactttcttttctttccagCCAAACTAATATATGCTTAAACCAAGTAGCCTCAACCAACAACCAATGCAAACAATCAAACACAAAAAAGGACCTTTGGTAGAATATTTGTCATCATTGAATTCAATGAAATGACAATTTCTATATAAATGGGAAATCTTGATCAACTTTTCATGCATATTGATCCCAGAAACAATCTTGGTCCTCCTGTTAAACCTTTTTTATAACCATGGTGTTCGGGTCAGCTTGTGTGCACCTAAACTACTGGGATATTTGTCAGCTCTCACTAGCAATATGTACTAGGTTACTCTGTATACCTAGATTTAGACAGAAGAAAGAAATTACC
Proteins encoded:
- the LOC107849924 gene encoding cationic amino acid transporter 1 yields the protein MDVEGDQQTKSEGGIRRRVCSCTKDDFLPEESFKSWGNYANALMQTPTRLIDRILTRSEDEEELEAKSRSQNEMKKTLTWWDLIWFGMGAVIGAGIFVLTGLEANQEAGPAVVLSYAVSGISALLSVFCYTEFAVEIPVAGGSFAYLRVELGDFVAFIAAGNILLEYVIAGAAVARTWTSYFATLLNLNSDKFLIKVDSLAEGYSELDPIAVGVCIIICIIAILSTKGSSRLNYIATIVHIFVIFFIIVCGLIKSDPKNYTPFAPFGARGIFKASAVLFFAYVGFDAVSTMAEETKNPGRDIPIGLIGSMVITTFLYCLLAITLCLMQPYQKIDALAPFSVAFKAVGLNWAQYIVAAGALKGMTSVLLVGAVGQARYLTHISRTHMMPPWFSQVNATTGTPVNATAIMSCATAIIALFTKLDILSNLLSISTLFIFMLVALALLVRRYYIRGETTTANRNKLIAFLLIIVASSIATATYWGLSKHGWIGYCVTLPIWLLATIGLWYFVPNARNPKLWGVPLVPWLPSASIAINIFLLGSIDRASFMRFGVWSGFLLVYYLFFGLHASYDTAKEFERGRGWKNIEEGNGVDSKDVPSATM
- the LOC107851173 gene encoding putative peptidyl-tRNA hydrolase PTRHD1, with the protein product MNTQFCSRYSSLNFTPIFPSLAPAIQLTNLRRRYAVVTSRMDSTTTVSATASGGDNSTEENSVTDTVIQYVVLRRDLIDTWPLGSVVTQGCHAAVAAIWSHKDDDVTLQYCSPSNIDSMHKVTLEVKGETQILNLAEKLKAGGIAHKLWIEQPENIPTCLAIKPYPKSLVSSFFKKLKLCK
- the LOC107851172 gene encoding uncharacterized protein LOC107851172 — encoded protein: MATRGKDTAPPGKEKRGVSPSHPIPHHMRSPNSSATNSPVRKRAESTTSNKSVPNYLKPTVSSSGDSNIHNKPTLNRRRSFDKPPLATSPKTANPKERILRPSSSFSGKTSSTLQNLDRLSRTSHMSKDATSKQRGTGTYARSGSIKKITAAGTASKKQEASSTSHNDTHKTRNDQDGHNSSTTKASITDSSHAVADVIPQAETGQDDTCESRNDQDGLDDSTPKASVITDPPHATEDVTNPQAELSEQEDNQELPVTDTESDVILNNNETEDTNAGEDKSAIEDQEEHNGNVSNAEIVAENQEISKMEEPEEEQLVEKTSPHTPQEPEEITNELSEHNLDENTVKVGDETQKEKEEDGGKETVMAKEGEAVQETNTTVASSIPHCQVVQGKKESVVSNDVIEETASKLREQRKNRVKALAGAFETVISLQEPKA